CGGTCTCGTGACGCCCATCGATCACGGCAGTCACGCCGACATGGACCATCGCACCTTCCGCGCGAGCATCGCCGCGCTGCGGCCGTACTTCGTCGACTGCGCCCGTCTCGGTGCGCGGGGCGCACCCTTCG
This sequence is a window from Betaproteobacteria bacterium. Protein-coding genes within it:
- a CDS encoding triphosphoribosyl-dephospho-CoA synthase; the encoded protein is MESAHASSRFGALACEALEFELALAPKPGLVTPIDHGSHADMDHRTFRASIAALRPYFVDCARLGARGAPF